A single Vigna radiata var. radiata cultivar VC1973A chromosome 8, Vradiata_ver6, whole genome shotgun sequence DNA region contains:
- the LOC106771010 gene encoding ribosome-recycling factor, chloroplastic: MATSSSPTTCVRSLFRNPPRALLSFPHSFHAVKRSFSSSASYATLKLPLGFSLSPTPLISKGLSHRRTPLVRAATIEEIEAEKEAIENDAKSRMERTIDNVRTNFNSIRTGRANPAMLDKIEVEYYGTPVSLKSIAQISTPDASSLLVQPYDKSSLKAIEKAIVSSDLGMTPNNDGELIRLSIPQLTSERRKELSKIVAKQAEEGKVALRNIRRDALKAYDKLEKEKKLSEDNVKDLSSDLQKLTDDYIKKVDTILKQKEKELLTV; this comes from the exons atgGCAACCTCTTCCTCTCCGACAACCTGTGTCCGCTCCCTCTTCCGAAACCCTCCCAGAGCCCTTCTATCCTTTCCCCATTCCTTTCACGCCGTCAAACGCTCCTTCTCCTCTTCTGCAAGCTATGCCACTCTCAAGCTCCCTCTTGGCTTCTCTCTTTCTCCAACACCCCTCATTTCCAAAGGGTTATCGCATAGGAGAACGCCACTAGTCAGGGCTGCTACTATTGAAGAAATAGAAGCGGAAAAGGAAGCAATTGAAAATGATGCT AAAAGCAGGATGGAGAGAACTATTGATAATGTCCGAACAAATTTCAACTCCATAAGAACAGGGAGAGCAAACCCTGCCATGCTTGACAAGATTGAG GTGGAATACTATGGAACTCCAGTTAGTTTGAAGAGCATTGCTCAAATTAGCACTCCTGACGCCAGTTCTCTTTTGGTACAGCCATATGACAAATCAAG tttgaagGCTATTGAGAAAGCAATAGTTAGCTCTGATCTTGGTATGACTCCAAATAATGATGGAGAATTAATTAGATTGAGCATCCCACAGTTGACATCTGAAAGGAGGAAG GAACTATCGAAAATAGTGGCTAAACAAGCTGAAGAAGGGAAG gtGGCTTTGAGAAATATAAGAAGAGATGCATTGAAAGCTTATGATAAACTTGAGAAG GAGAAAAAACTCTCCGAAGATAATGTGAAGGATCTATCAAGTGATTTACAG AAGCTGACAGATGATTATATAAAGAAAGTTGATACCATCCTCAAACAGAAAGAAAAG GAGTTGCTGACAGTTTGA